A window from Anaerobaca lacustris encodes these proteins:
- a CDS encoding alpha-L-fucosidase, producing the protein MKRIVAAVWISLSLAAGSCLATGNEFGQIDDKNWLKDAKYGVFVHYLGGGEDWNEKVDSFDVARFASQIEQSGAAYLVFTLGQNSGYYCSPNATYERYAGVETGRRCSRRDLPMEIADALGARGIRLMLYLPSRSPQQDKQAMAGLDDVHERQPAPQEFTRKWSNVIAEWSLRYGTKVSGWWFDGSYNTAGWDDLSKPYNWNTWAAAVRMGNPNSIIAFNPGAEIKHAFKKLTDRQDYTAGEQNDFGATPQSHPAPQGLQWQILSYLGTAWARADGPRKDDAWMIDYIQKVHQQGGVVTIDVHVASDGSIYEPHLRQLIAIRRALR; encoded by the coding sequence ATGAAACGCATCGTTGCGGCTGTGTGGATCTCGTTGTCTTTGGCGGCCGGCTCGTGCCTTGCCACCGGGAACGAGTTCGGTCAGATCGACGACAAGAACTGGCTCAAGGACGCCAAATACGGGGTCTTCGTGCATTATCTGGGCGGCGGCGAGGACTGGAACGAGAAGGTCGATTCGTTCGACGTTGCGAGGTTCGCCTCCCAGATCGAGCAGAGCGGCGCGGCGTATTTGGTCTTTACCCTCGGTCAGAATTCGGGATACTACTGTAGCCCGAACGCAACGTACGAGCGATACGCCGGGGTCGAGACCGGTCGGCGATGCTCGCGGCGCGATCTGCCGATGGAGATCGCCGATGCCCTCGGCGCCAGGGGCATTCGCCTGATGCTCTATCTGCCCTCGCGCAGTCCCCAGCAGGACAAGCAGGCCATGGCCGGCCTGGACGACGTCCACGAACGGCAGCCCGCGCCGCAGGAGTTCACGCGCAAGTGGTCCAACGTCATCGCCGAGTGGTCGCTCCGTTATGGCACGAAGGTCTCGGGCTGGTGGTTCGATGGCTCGTACAACACCGCAGGCTGGGACGATCTGTCGAAGCCGTACAACTGGAACACCTGGGCCGCCGCCGTCCGTATGGGCAACCCCAACAGCATCATTGCCTTCAATCCCGGCGCCGAGATCAAGCATGCTTTCAAGAAGCTCACCGACCGGCAGGACTACACCGCCGGCGAGCAGAACGACTTCGGCGCGACCCCGCAATCGCACCCCGCGCCGCAGGGCCTTCAGTGGCAGATTCTCTCCTATCTCGGCACGGCCTGGGCCCGGGCCGACGGGCCGCGAAAGGACGATGCGTGGATGATCGACTACATCCAGAAGGTGCACCAGCAGGGAGGTGTTGTCACGATCGATGTGCACGTCGCCTCAGACGGCAGTATCTACGAGCCCCATCTCAGGCAGCTCATCGCGATCCGGCGGGCCCTGCGATGA
- a CDS encoding twin-arginine translocation signal domain-containing protein has translation MSNELDRRSFLKQSLAGTAVGALGLSFEEQALLAAPANDDSPPQGGTTRIGGMPTGQIGKLKISRMFTGGNLISGFAHSRDLIYVSSLLKSYFTDDKVMETLRLCEEMGINTAILRLDDHCKRILRRYWDERGGAIQWIAQIKVGPDDFGQIDEAIDHGAVGAFVHGGVSDACVEQGRVGVLAEAVERIKARGVIAGVGGHKIEVPMACVEAGIEPDFYMKTLHSHAYWSADGRPENDNIWSKTPEKTIEFMRTVKTPWIAYKVMAAGAIQPSRAFKYAYENGADFICAGMFDFQVREDVIIANQILAAPLNRQRPWCA, from the coding sequence ATGTCGAACGAACTGGATCGTCGAAGCTTCCTGAAGCAATCCCTGGCCGGCACGGCGGTCGGCGCCTTGGGGCTGAGCTTCGAGGAGCAGGCGCTGCTGGCCGCACCGGCGAATGATGATTCGCCCCCACAGGGGGGCACGACGCGGATCGGCGGTATGCCCACCGGGCAGATCGGCAAGCTCAAGATCAGCCGAATGTTCACCGGCGGCAATCTGATCAGCGGCTTCGCCCACAGCCGCGACCTGATCTACGTCTCATCGCTGCTCAAGAGCTACTTCACCGACGACAAAGTGATGGAGACGTTGCGTCTGTGTGAGGAGATGGGCATCAACACGGCCATCCTGCGGCTCGACGACCACTGCAAGCGAATCCTGCGCCGCTACTGGGACGAGCGGGGCGGCGCGATCCAGTGGATTGCCCAGATCAAGGTCGGCCCGGACGACTTCGGCCAGATCGACGAGGCGATCGACCACGGCGCCGTCGGCGCGTTCGTCCACGGCGGCGTCAGTGACGCCTGCGTCGAGCAGGGGCGCGTGGGCGTGCTGGCCGAGGCGGTCGAGCGGATCAAGGCGCGCGGCGTCATCGCGGGCGTCGGCGGCCACAAGATCGAGGTCCCGATGGCGTGCGTCGAGGCGGGCATCGAGCCGGACTTCTACATGAAGACCCTGCACAGCCACGCCTATTGGTCCGCCGACGGCCGGCCGGAGAACGACAACATCTGGTCCAAGACGCCCGAGAAGACCATTGAGTTCATGCGGACCGTCAAGACGCCGTGGATCGCCTACAAGGTGATGGCCGCCGGCGCGATCCAGCCGAGCCGGGCCTTCAAGTACGCCTACGAGAACGGCGCCGACTTCATCTGCGCCGGCATGTTCGACTTCCAGGTCCGCGAAGACGTCATCATCGCCAACCAGATCCTCGCCGCCCCCCTGAACCGCCAACGCCCTTGGTGCGCATAG
- a CDS encoding GLUG motif-containing protein, which translates to MGASKRRELAWALVLFGISFLIAPVQADEGVIRTSCYVFASERSTIVQTGGFAGVHWTYVVEGRFCLIVNPDTATARFERVDANAVDVSEPARTLDPNAVFNLTALAGAVADETIEFAGQTDDGSSVHLTLAFTDDTVHLIGQTTPPPNSADFFAFRIDAVAARKYAGGTGDPNTPYQIATAADLIALGETPEDYDKHFILTADIDLDPNLPGGRVFGRAAIAPDTNDVQPGFQGVPFTGVFDGKGHTIANFTCESENAYCAGLFGHLVDSTVRDLRLIDPNIQAQIAQNVGALAGINTTGTICGCSVQGGIVVGGEPVGGLVGFNNFGTIVNSASWCHVEGSSAGGLAGCNGGSILMCYSTGKVSGDEAVGGLVGHNGWRWHGPETWSYPGVVTLSYSTGAVTGSVRVGGLVGFNEVGTVEQCYSVGLVDGKENAGGLIGLNGNPADVIDCFWDVATSGTDFSDGGIGKTTAQMQDHRTFGDAGWDFIGRADGPDDFWAEPDGGGYPILWWQVPLLPELPFAGGSGEPGDPYLVATAEQLNSIGRNPRLMTVHFRLLNDIDAEGMEFFTIGDDLLPFEGTFDGNNHTISHLKIAGETYRGLIGVLASGGTVRGVSIADVNVTGTWNVGALVGFCDSGFVMDCHSTGIVRGSHNVGGLVGYSYDSHLLQCSSTQSVAGISFVGGLVGYSHESHISQCSSMQSVAGISMVGGLVGVLVLGDQITESYSTAAVQADNWVGGLVGRNFGSLTNCYAAGHVTGSNHVGGLAGQSGYGGRDIGERGIITNCYSTCHVFGTGPETGGLVGHHASGRATSSFWDIETSGWTTSPVGTGLTTAEMQTAATFLDAGWDFVGETANGTDDVWWILEGQDYPRLWWERDDEASL; encoded by the coding sequence ATGGGAGCGAGTAAGAGGCGGGAGCTTGCGTGGGCGCTTGTGCTGTTCGGCATATCGTTTCTCATTGCGCCGGTCCAGGCCGATGAAGGCGTCATCCGGACGAGCTGTTATGTGTTTGCGTCCGAGCGGAGCACGATCGTGCAGACGGGCGGCTTTGCGGGGGTGCACTGGACGTATGTCGTCGAGGGTCGGTTCTGCCTGATTGTCAATCCCGACACGGCTACCGCCCGCTTCGAGCGCGTTGATGCCAACGCGGTCGACGTGAGCGAGCCGGCGCGAACGCTGGACCCGAACGCTGTCTTCAACCTGACGGCCCTGGCCGGCGCCGTCGCGGACGAGACAATCGAGTTTGCCGGCCAGACCGATGACGGCAGCAGCGTCCATCTGACGCTCGCATTCACAGACGACACCGTCCATCTGATCGGCCAAACCACGCCGCCGCCCAACAGCGCCGATTTCTTCGCCTTCCGTATCGACGCCGTCGCCGCCCGCAAATACGCCGGCGGCACCGGCGACCCCAACACCCCCTACCAAATCGCCACCGCCGCCGACCTGATCGCACTCGGCGAAACGCCTGAGGACTACGACAAGCACTTCATCCTGACCGCCGACATCGACCTCGACCCCAACCTTCCCGGCGGACGCGTCTTTGGCCGGGCGGCAATCGCACCGGATACGAACGACGTGCAGCCGGGATTTCAGGGCGTACCATTCACTGGGGTCTTCGACGGCAAGGGTCATACGATCGCGAATTTCACATGCGAGTCGGAGAACGCTTATTGCGCAGGGCTCTTCGGGCATCTTGTGGACAGCACCGTCAGAGATTTGCGCCTGATCGATCCGAACATCCAGGCACAGATTGCGCAGAATGTTGGCGCGCTTGCTGGAATAAACACGACAGGAACGATATGTGGCTGCTCGGTTCAGGGCGGGATCGTCGTAGGCGGAGAACCGGTCGGTGGGCTGGTGGGATTCAACAACTTCGGCACGATCGTCAACAGCGCTTCTTGGTGTCATGTTGAAGGAAGCTCTGCGGGTGGATTGGCAGGATGCAACGGCGGCAGTATCCTCATGTGCTATTCGACGGGGAAAGTCTCTGGTGATGAAGCGGTCGGTGGACTGGTAGGTCATAACGGCTGGCGGTGGCACGGCCCTGAAACGTGGTCCTATCCAGGAGTAGTCACCCTCTCGTACTCAACCGGTGCTGTCACGGGTAGCGTGAGAGTCGGTGGGCTGGTTGGATTCAACGAAGTGGGCACGGTGGAGCAATGCTACTCTGTCGGCCTTGTCGATGGCAAGGAGAATGCCGGCGGCCTCATAGGCCTTAATGGCAATCCCGCTGACGTCATCGATTGCTTCTGGGACGTCGCAACAAGCGGAACAGACTTCAGTGATGGAGGAATCGGCAAGACCACCGCTCAGATGCAGGATCACAGGACATTCGGGGACGCGGGCTGGGACTTCATCGGACGAGCAGACGGCCCCGACGATTTCTGGGCAGAGCCAGATGGAGGTGGATATCCGATCCTCTGGTGGCAAGTCCCGCTCCTTCCGGAATTGCCTTTTGCCGGTGGAAGCGGCGAGCCTGGCGATCCTTATCTCGTCGCGACGGCAGAGCAGTTGAATAGCATCGGACGCAATCCAAGACTGATGACCGTTCATTTCAGGCTACTGAACGACATCGACGCAGAGGGCATGGAGTTCTTCACTATCGGCGATGATCTGCTGCCGTTTGAGGGCACGTTTGACGGCAACAACCACACGATTTCTCACCTGAAAATCGCAGGTGAGACGTACAGGGGGCTAATCGGCGTGCTGGCAAGTGGCGGGACAGTCAGAGGCGTGAGCATCGCGGATGTCAACGTCACAGGGACATGGAACGTTGGAGCGTTGGTGGGATTTTGTGATTCCGGCTTCGTGATGGACTGCCACAGCACGGGGATCGTCCGCGGTAGTCACAATGTCGGTGGACTTGTGGGATACAGCTACGACAGCCATCTCTTGCAGTGCTCCAGTACGCAATCGGTGGCTGGGATCTCCTTCGTCGGTGGACTCGTGGGGTACAGCCACGAGAGCCATATCTCACAGTGCTCGAGCATGCAGTCGGTGGCAGGGATCTCTATGGTCGGCGGTCTTGTGGGTGTGCTTGTCCTTGGGGACCAGATCACCGAGAGTTACAGCACGGCTGCAGTCCAGGCAGACAACTGGGTTGGCGGCCTTGTTGGCAGGAATTTCGGCAGTCTAACCAATTGCTACGCAGCAGGCCACGTTACAGGCAGCAACCACGTCGGGGGTCTGGCCGGACAAAGCGGCTATGGTGGAAGAGACATAGGCGAGCGTGGCATCATAACGAACTGCTATAGCACGTGCCACGTCTTCGGCACCGGCCCGGAGACGGGCGGCCTGGTGGGGCATCATGCATCTGGGAGAGCCACCTCGTCGTTCTGGGACATCGAGACCAGTGGATGGACAACCAGCCCGGTTGGGACGGGGTTGACGACGGCCGAGATGCAGACAGCGGCGACGTTCCTCGACGCCGGGTGGGACTTCGTGGGGGAGACGGCCAACGGGACCGACGACGTCTGGTGGATTCTCGAAGGGCAGGACTACCCGAGGCTGTGGTGGGAAAGGGACGACGAAGCCTCCCTGTAA
- a CDS encoding flavin reductase family protein, whose product MKKPVPLNQAKWIIEPGCVVLVAAGTAEHANLMTFSWQTPIHTADPCLVLLVINRVRYTYELIRQNHELTINVPGESLLKQTHLAGTVTGRGIDKFAHCDLTPTPARIVQPPLVAECAGHLECRIVETHGVQSHDLLICEVVGASAESEFFDGAWIPEKFHTLHYMHGTKYGLLTRRVEV is encoded by the coding sequence ATGAAGAAACCCGTGCCATTGAATCAGGCGAAATGGATCATCGAGCCCGGTTGCGTGGTGCTCGTCGCGGCAGGTACGGCCGAGCACGCCAACCTGATGACGTTCAGTTGGCAGACGCCTATCCACACCGCCGACCCGTGTCTGGTTCTGCTCGTGATCAACCGCGTCCGGTACACGTACGAGCTGATCCGACAGAACCACGAACTGACGATCAACGTCCCGGGCGAATCGCTGCTGAAGCAGACGCACCTGGCCGGCACGGTCACGGGGCGGGGGATCGACAAGTTCGCGCATTGCGACCTGACGCCGACGCCGGCCCGCATCGTCCAGCCGCCCCTCGTTGCCGAGTGCGCCGGACATCTCGAATGCCGGATCGTCGAGACCCACGGCGTTCAGAGCCACGACCTGCTGATCTGCGAGGTCGTCGGCGCCTCGGCCGAGTCCGAATTCTTCGACGGCGCCTGGATCCCGGAGAAGTTCCACACGCTGCACTACATGCACGGCACGAAGTATGGCCTGCTGACCCGCCGCGTCGAAGTCTGA